The following coding sequences lie in one Lentilactobacillus sp. SPB1-3 genomic window:
- a CDS encoding YlbG family protein, with protein sequence MNFSLTNRVELIVYLHSPRQVRSLNTFGKVIYFSKRLRYALMYVDAEAKDEIIAKLEAKHYVKEVIESRQYKLRDSALRSLSGETEVKDDTEE encoded by the coding sequence ATGAACTTTTCACTAACGAATAGAGTCGAATTGATTGTGTATCTTCATTCACCACGCCAAGTGAGAAGTTTGAACACATTTGGTAAAGTTATCTATTTTTCAAAGCGCCTGAGATATGCCTTAATGTATGTTGATGCAGAGGCTAAGGATGAAATAATCGCTAAACTGGAAGCTAAACATTATGTTAAAGAGGTCATTGAATCTAGACAATATAAATTAAGAGATAGTGCATTGCGTTCACTTTCCGGCGAAACCGAAGTAAAGGATGATACAGAAGAATGA
- a CDS encoding SepM family pheromone-processing serine protease, producing MKKPSTKRFLIGLLVMVVVVLGFLAPLPQYIEGPGAAFDLGKVVAIKNHPDKHSGEFLLTSVGIAQARPFTYLYAKLNPHYSIESDTNVTDGQNTAEYNKVQNFYMQSSINEAIYTAYKAADKQVTRKYKGIYVLNISKKSQFRHVLRVGDVISKINNRQFKTSNGFVNYVKHQRVGQKVTVTYIRNGKQQNVTEPLIKIAKNHPGIGITLTDDITVKSQIPIKVNPGDVGGPSGGLMFSLQIYSQLTNQDLRHGQKVAGTGTINNGGYVGEIGGIDKKVITAKRAGAKIFLAPYIKPNKEILKLEPDHKTNYELAKETAKKYAPDMKVVPISTFKQAISYLKNN from the coding sequence ATGAAAAAACCATCTACAAAGCGATTCTTAATTGGTCTATTGGTAATGGTAGTAGTGGTTTTAGGCTTTTTAGCACCACTACCTCAGTACATAGAAGGACCAGGGGCAGCGTTTGATCTTGGTAAAGTAGTGGCCATTAAAAACCATCCGGATAAACACTCGGGTGAGTTTTTGCTAACATCAGTTGGCATAGCTCAAGCCAGACCATTTACTTATTTGTATGCTAAATTGAATCCACATTATTCGATTGAATCGGATACGAATGTCACTGATGGCCAAAATACGGCTGAATACAATAAAGTCCAGAATTTTTATATGCAGAGCTCGATTAATGAAGCCATCTATACAGCTTACAAAGCTGCCGATAAACAAGTCACAAGGAAATACAAAGGCATTTATGTGTTAAATATTTCCAAAAAATCCCAATTCCGCCATGTTCTAAGAGTTGGTGATGTTATTTCTAAGATTAATAATCGGCAGTTTAAAACTTCGAATGGATTTGTTAATTACGTCAAACATCAGCGAGTTGGACAAAAAGTTACGGTCACATACATTCGAAATGGTAAGCAGCAAAATGTAACGGAACCATTGATCAAGATTGCTAAGAACCATCCAGGGATTGGAATTACGCTAACGGACGATATTACCGTTAAAAGTCAAATTCCAATCAAAGTTAACCCTGGGGATGTTGGTGGTCCATCAGGTGGATTAATGTTTTCGTTGCAAATTTATTCACAGTTGACTAATCAGGACTTACGGCATGGCCAAAAGGTAGCTGGTACCGGAACCATTAATAATGGCGGCTATGTTGGTGAAATTGGTGGTATTGATAAAAAAGTGATTACTGCTAAGCGTGCAGGAGCTAAAATCTTCTTAGCTCCTTATATTAAACCGAATAAAGAAATTCTGAAGTTAGAGCCAGACCATAAAACAAACTACGAACTTGCTAAAGAGACCGCAAAAAAATATGCACCTGATATGAAAGTTGTTCCAATTTCAACTTTTAAACAGGCCATTTCATATTTGAAAAATAATTAG
- a CDS encoding ribonuclease J: protein MDSKIKVIPLGGVRENGKNMYAVEINDGIYILDCGLKYPENELLGIDVVIPDFSYLKENRERIVGVFLTHGHADAIGALPYFLSEFNVPVFGSKMTIELAKISVNESSEASEFDDFHVVSDRSEIDFEDVRITFFRTTHSIPGSLGIAVHTEAGAIVYTGDFKFDQTATHLYRTDYSQLTKLGDQGVLALLSDSSNAENPAPSASENQISDYIKGVFNDHQGRIIVASVASNIIRMQQVFDAAAQSGRKVFLSGKDLDKIVRTALKLSMLKLPAPDLLIDNVSDLEKIDAAQTVIVQTGKMGEPIKALQRMANKEEKDINIEPGDLVFITTTPSTAMETTVAKTRDMIYRADAEVKMISDEMNSAGDASQNDLQLILNILKPKFFIPVQGEYRLLSAHARLAKQLGYTDDKIIIPSKGDIISITEDEIWVSGDLDIADTMIDGSGIGDIGNIVLRDRKVLSEDGIFVAVITIDRKKKRVISSPKLTSRGFVYVKANKDLMNEAAEIIKKTVQNNLENKEFDWSNLKQDVRDDLSDYLYHQTKRHPVILPVIMEVNQHHKRTNKKRSKNKSEKPAKADSKENIDA from the coding sequence ATGGATAGTAAGATTAAAGTTATCCCACTTGGTGGGGTACGTGAAAACGGCAAAAATATGTATGCCGTTGAAATTAATGATGGAATATATATTTTAGACTGTGGGCTTAAGTACCCTGAAAATGAATTGCTCGGAATCGATGTTGTGATTCCTGATTTTTCATATTTAAAAGAAAATCGCGAACGTATCGTTGGAGTTTTCTTAACCCACGGTCATGCAGACGCAATTGGCGCCTTACCATACTTTCTAAGTGAGTTTAATGTGCCAGTATTTGGATCAAAGATGACAATTGAATTAGCTAAAATTAGTGTTAATGAATCTAGTGAAGCTTCAGAATTCGACGATTTCCACGTTGTCAGTGATCGCAGTGAAATTGATTTTGAAGATGTTAGAATTACATTCTTCAGAACAACTCACTCAATTCCAGGTTCCCTAGGAATTGCAGTTCATACTGAAGCAGGGGCCATCGTTTATACAGGTGACTTTAAGTTCGATCAAACTGCTACACATTTGTATCGTACAGATTATTCACAACTGACTAAACTTGGAGACCAAGGTGTGTTAGCACTGTTGAGTGATTCAAGTAATGCTGAAAATCCTGCGCCTTCTGCATCTGAAAACCAAATCAGCGATTATATCAAAGGAGTCTTTAATGACCATCAAGGCCGAATCATCGTTGCTAGTGTTGCATCAAATATTATTAGAATGCAACAAGTTTTTGATGCAGCCGCTCAATCTGGTAGAAAAGTATTCTTAAGCGGTAAGGACTTAGATAAAATTGTTAGAACCGCTTTGAAGCTTTCAATGTTAAAACTACCAGCTCCTGATTTGTTAATTGACAATGTAAGTGATTTAGAAAAAATCGATGCTGCTCAAACAGTTATTGTTCAAACTGGTAAGATGGGTGAACCAATTAAGGCATTACAACGAATGGCCAATAAAGAAGAAAAAGATATCAATATTGAGCCAGGAGACTTGGTATTCATCACCACGACCCCTTCAACTGCAATGGAAACTACTGTTGCGAAGACTAGGGATATGATTTACCGTGCGGATGCTGAAGTTAAAATGATTTCAGATGAAATGAATTCAGCCGGGGATGCTAGTCAAAATGATCTACAATTAATTTTGAATATCCTTAAGCCTAAATTTTTCATTCCGGTTCAAGGAGAATACCGTTTATTATCAGCACATGCACGCTTAGCTAAACAGCTTGGATATACTGATGATAAAATCATTATTCCTAGCAAGGGTGATATCATTTCAATCACTGAAGACGAAATTTGGGTATCAGGTGATTTAGATATTGCTGATACTATGATTGATGGTAGCGGCATTGGTGATATCGGGAATATTGTTCTTAGAGATCGTAAGGTATTATCAGAGGATGGAATATTTGTTGCAGTTATCACAATTGATCGAAAGAAGAAACGAGTAATTTCATCACCTAAGTTAACTTCTAGAGGATTCGTATACGTTAAAGCTAATAAAGATTTAATGAACGAAGCTGCAGAGATAATTAAAAAAACCGTTCAAAACAACTTGGAGAACAAAGAGTTCGACTGGAGTAATCTAAAACAAGATGTTCGTGATGACCTTAGTGATTATTTATATCATCAAACTAAGCGTCATCCGGTCATCTTGCCAGTTATTATGGAAGTTAACCAACACCATAAGCGGACAAACAAAAAACGCTCAAAAAACAAATCTGAAAAACCAGCCAAGGCTGATTCTAAAGAAAACATAGACGCATAA
- the rsmD gene encoding 16S rRNA (guanine(966)-N(2))-methyltransferase RsmD, translating into MRIIAGKYGGIRLNPVKGDKTRPTTDKLKEAIFSMTGPYFDGGTFLDLFAGSGAVGLEAVSRGMDSAVLIDRSRQAIDTINENLAKLHDDSVKVIKGNSFTILSELAADNNKFDMVFIDPPYKQQKILTVLDKLNSLQLLNTGATVISETDNTVELPGEYGPFEAIKQKNYGLTNLVIYKFEEES; encoded by the coding sequence ATGAGAATTATTGCTGGTAAATATGGGGGAATCAGACTAAACCCAGTTAAGGGCGACAAGACCCGGCCAACTACGGATAAATTAAAGGAAGCAATCTTCAGCATGACTGGACCATATTTTGATGGTGGTACCTTTTTGGATTTATTTGCAGGCTCAGGAGCAGTTGGTTTAGAGGCAGTTTCAAGGGGAATGGATAGTGCGGTTTTGATTGATCGTTCCCGTCAGGCTATTGATACTATTAATGAAAATTTAGCTAAATTACATGATGATTCTGTTAAAGTAATCAAGGGTAACTCATTTACCATATTATCTGAATTGGCTGCAGATAATAATAAATTTGATATGGTATTCATCGACCCACCATATAAGCAGCAGAAAATTTTGACAGTTTTGGATAAACTGAATTCTTTACAGTTACTAAATACTGGTGCAACAGTGATTTCTGAAACGGATAATACCGTAGAACTACCCGGGGAGTATGGACCGTTTGAAGCGATTAAACAGAAAAATTATGGTTTGACAAATTTAGTGATATATAAGTTTGAGGAGGAATCCTAA
- a CDS encoding ComEC/Rec2 family competence protein produces the protein MIVAVITAFLFGLIILNNRTVPNHCRDEEYTERIRIYPDGIKVDGDLISFVSEASVNNRKSIYFGRLANSSQKEMILKSSEALSLSITAKTDKFKPPTNINEFDVEKYYHHQGIKQLINISKLEIMHDHSSSKVTDVPHILRTGLLRHTDNLPVELKRYCQALVIGFRDNDFYQQMSGSSKLGLLHVFSVSGMHVYYFLALIDKLLTIIKLPNRLKMMLEVCCLLVYFQFAGGSPGLLRAIVMAIIRLLSQLLDIEISGIDCWSLTLIMQLLMLPEAIFLLSVQLSYSLSLGIIITAKRGLMFQTIILNAISLPIILYNFYEWHWLSIVASLVFLPVFTSVIFPLVVIICIVGNVKIITSLFEWFVSSFNHLINYVGEMPGMINVGKPPLWFTIFALTLTYYIAINGLPHLKRNVVLLASMYIGIF, from the coding sequence ATGATCGTAGCGGTTATCACGGCATTCTTATTTGGATTGATAATACTTAATAATCGAACCGTACCGAATCATTGCAGGGATGAAGAATATACTGAGCGGATTCGAATATATCCAGATGGGATCAAAGTAGATGGCGATTTGATTAGCTTTGTTAGTGAAGCAAGTGTTAATAATCGTAAGTCCATATACTTTGGCAGATTAGCCAATAGCAGTCAAAAAGAGATGATTTTAAAATCATCTGAGGCTCTTAGTCTTTCTATCACTGCTAAAACCGATAAATTTAAGCCACCAACTAACATAAATGAATTTGATGTAGAAAAATATTATCACCATCAAGGTATTAAGCAATTAATCAATATTTCTAAGCTGGAAATTATGCATGACCATAGTTCAAGTAAAGTTACTGACGTCCCTCATATACTCAGAACGGGATTATTGCGACATACTGATAACTTACCTGTGGAATTAAAGCGGTATTGTCAGGCCTTAGTAATCGGTTTTCGAGATAATGATTTTTATCAACAGATGTCAGGTAGCTCAAAATTAGGGCTTTTGCATGTCTTTTCAGTTTCGGGGATGCACGTTTACTATTTTTTAGCATTGATCGACAAACTATTAACGATCATTAAATTACCTAATAGACTTAAGATGATGTTAGAGGTCTGTTGCCTGTTGGTGTATTTTCAATTTGCTGGTGGCAGTCCTGGATTACTTAGAGCGATTGTTATGGCGATCATTAGGTTGCTGAGTCAATTGCTCGACATTGAAATTTCTGGTATTGACTGTTGGAGCTTAACTCTGATTATGCAATTACTAATGTTACCTGAAGCAATATTCTTGTTAAGCGTTCAACTTAGTTATTCTTTATCACTAGGCATTATCATTACCGCTAAGCGTGGTTTAATGTTTCAAACCATCATACTTAATGCAATATCATTGCCGATTATTCTTTATAACTTTTATGAATGGCATTGGTTATCTATTGTAGCTTCACTAGTATTTTTGCCTGTATTCACTAGCGTTATTTTTCCGTTAGTAGTAATTATATGTATTGTTGGTAATGTGAAAATTATTACTTCGCTTTTTGAATGGTTTGTTTCTTCATTTAATCACTTGATAAATTATGTGGGTGAAATGCCTGGTATGATTAACGTTGGTAAGCCACCGCTATGGTTTACTATTTTTGCTTTGACTTTGACATATTACATTGCAATTAATGGGCTGCCTCACTTAAAAAGAAATGTGGTTTTACTTGCGAGTATGTATATAGGAATTTTTTGA
- the rpsO gene encoding 30S ribosomal protein S15 encodes MALTQTAKNEIIKKYARHEGDTGSAEVQIAVLTADIDEINAHMRDHRKDFHSQRGLMKKIGHRRNLLAYLRNNDVARYRDLIQSLGLRR; translated from the coding sequence ATGGCTTTAACACAAACTGCAAAGAACGAAATTATCAAGAAATATGCTCGTCACGAAGGCGACACTGGTTCAGCTGAAGTACAAATCGCTGTTTTAACTGCTGACATTGACGAAATCAATGCTCACATGAGAGATCACCGTAAAGATTTCCATTCACAACGTGGTCTTATGAAGAAGATTGGTCACCGTCGTAATCTTCTTGCATACTTACGTAACAACGATGTTGCTCGTTACCGTGACCTTATCCAAAGCTTAGGTCTTCGTCGTTAA
- a CDS encoding ComE operon protein 2, which yields MDNRIKWDQYFMTQAVLLASRSTCERLSVGAVLVRDKRIIAGGYNGSVAGDTHCIDEGCYVVDGHCVRTIHAEMNAILQCAKFGERTDGAEVYVTDFPCLQCTKMLLQAGITKINYLRNYHNDEYAQKLIRLKNIELNKIQLTHDDLDKVPFDSYLSD from the coding sequence ATGGATAATCGGATTAAATGGGATCAATATTTCATGACTCAGGCAGTGTTGTTAGCATCAAGAAGCACATGCGAGCGATTGTCAGTTGGCGCTGTTTTGGTAAGGGACAAGCGCATAATTGCTGGTGGATATAATGGTTCCGTTGCAGGCGATACTCATTGTATTGATGAAGGATGTTATGTCGTTGATGGTCATTGTGTTCGAACGATTCATGCTGAAATGAATGCAATTTTACAGTGTGCTAAGTTTGGAGAACGGACCGATGGGGCCGAAGTTTATGTAACTGACTTTCCATGTCTACAATGCACCAAGATGCTACTTCAAGCAGGGATTACCAAAATCAACTATTTGCGTAATTACCATAATGATGAATATGCCCAAAAACTAATCCGATTAAAAAACATTGAATTAAATAAAATTCAACTCACTCATGATGATCTTGATAAGGTTCCTTTTGATTCCTATCTGTCAGATTAA
- a CDS encoding ComEC/Rec2 family competence protein, with amino-acid sequence MIHFPVSGEVTMIDVGQGDSFLIRQPFNRHITLIDTGGKIHFNQQSWQRGCKKYQADRLGINYLKSIGINKIDEICVSHQDADHCGDLTAYLNQLGVGRVIVPLGMNNNPSFIKRLAEANYPLSRLVAVSDHQDNEIFDDLHVLHPFVSGNGENHDSMVILGTFGGQRWLFTGDLDQQGELDVIHRYPSLKADILKVGHHGSKTSSNSEFIRSIQPKVALISAGRQNRYHHPNDETMQILKAERVLILNSQNLGMVRYQYRHNSGKFMHTVNLINSISSK; translated from the coding sequence TTGATTCATTTCCCTGTGAGCGGTGAAGTAACGATGATTGATGTCGGTCAAGGTGACAGCTTTTTGATTCGTCAGCCATTTAATCGGCATATTACCTTAATTGACACTGGTGGAAAAATTCATTTTAATCAGCAAAGTTGGCAACGAGGCTGTAAAAAGTATCAGGCTGATCGATTAGGAATAAATTATTTAAAAAGCATTGGCATTAATAAAATCGATGAAATATGCGTTAGTCATCAGGATGCCGATCATTGCGGGGACTTAACAGCGTACCTGAATCAACTTGGTGTTGGCAGAGTGATCGTTCCGTTAGGGATGAATAATAATCCTAGTTTTATTAAACGTTTGGCTGAAGCAAATTATCCATTGAGTAGATTAGTAGCAGTTTCTGATCATCAAGATAATGAGATCTTTGATGATTTGCATGTATTACATCCGTTCGTGTCAGGAAACGGTGAAAATCATGATTCGATGGTTATCCTCGGTACATTTGGTGGCCAGCGTTGGCTGTTTACGGGCGATTTAGATCAGCAAGGGGAATTAGATGTTATTCATAGATACCCATCCTTAAAAGCCGATATTTTGAAGGTAGGACATCATGGAAGCAAAACGTCATCTAATTCAGAATTCATTAGATCAATCCAGCCTAAAGTGGCCTTGATTTCTGCTGGTCGTCAAAATCGTTATCATCATCCAAATGACGAGACGATGCAAATTTTAAAAGCAGAACGAGTATTAATTCTTAATTCGCAAAATTTAGGGATGGTGAGATACCAATACCGCCATAATTCTGGTAAATTCATGCACACTGTCAATTTGATAAATAGTATTTCTTCGAAATAA
- the coaD gene encoding pantetheine-phosphate adenylyltransferase — MKTAVYAGSFDPITLGHVDVIERAAKLFDKVLVVVGINTSKQAMFSSDDRRAMIEEALETIPNVEVLQSDELTVRFAQNHDASFLVRGVRGSGDIESEMAIADLNQQLAEGVQTVFLPTSSQYRSLSSSMIKEIAKFHGDVTKMVPSNVAKALSTKFN, encoded by the coding sequence ATGAAGACAGCGGTGTATGCTGGCAGTTTTGACCCAATTACTTTAGGACATGTGGATGTAATTGAAAGAGCAGCTAAATTATTTGATAAGGTTTTAGTGGTAGTTGGCATTAATACTAGTAAGCAAGCGATGTTTTCATCTGATGACCGTAGAGCCATGATTGAAGAAGCCTTGGAGACTATTCCAAATGTCGAAGTTTTACAGTCTGACGAGCTGACGGTTAGATTTGCTCAAAATCATGACGCCAGTTTTCTGGTGCGGGGAGTTCGGGGAAGCGGAGATATCGAAAGTGAGATGGCAATTGCTGATTTGAATCAACAATTGGCAGAAGGTGTACAAACTGTATTTTTGCCAACCAGTTCACAGTATCGATCACTGTCATCATCCATGATTAAAGAGATTGCTAAGTTTCATGGTGATGTCACTAAAATGGTGCCTAGTAACGTTGCGAAAGCTTTAAGCACTAAATTCAATTAG
- the holA gene encoding DNA polymerase III subunit delta — translation MNYSEFMRQIKNNSPAGVYLIDGFQDYLSDKVKNSFIKLIPEDERSMNLSVFDMEETSLSNAIEDAVSMPFFGDKRLVMINHPYFLTGSKKKSKIDHDVDELIEYLQHPQESTIMVIFAAYDKLDSRKKITKQLKKLATTVSIGQPSERETKAIIKNEVAKSGCMIDDAAIDKLVELTSGDLTKMMNEIPKLTTYNYNTKRIESQSVVDLVPKSMEQNVFDLVNTVLDKQPTKSLEIYHQLVLESGNPIQINAVLIQQFRLLIQVMILKQHGFSQGNIASSLKVHPYRIKLALQSIRKFSYDELRLAYLGLVDIEREMKSSSRSAELLFELFIVNFMKKTA, via the coding sequence ATGAATTATTCAGAGTTTATGCGCCAAATTAAAAATAATTCGCCAGCAGGTGTGTACCTGATTGACGGTTTTCAAGATTACCTTTCAGATAAGGTCAAGAATTCTTTTATAAAGTTAATTCCAGAAGATGAACGATCGATGAATTTGTCGGTTTTTGACATGGAAGAGACATCCTTAAGCAACGCTATCGAAGATGCTGTTTCAATGCCTTTTTTTGGTGATAAACGGTTAGTGATGATTAATCATCCGTACTTTTTAACTGGTTCTAAGAAGAAAAGTAAAATTGATCACGACGTCGATGAGTTAATTGAATACCTTCAACATCCGCAAGAATCCACAATCATGGTGATATTTGCCGCCTATGACAAGCTAGATTCTAGGAAAAAGATTACTAAACAATTAAAGAAGCTGGCTACAACTGTGAGCATCGGTCAGCCATCTGAAAGAGAAACCAAGGCCATCATTAAAAATGAGGTCGCTAAGTCAGGTTGTATGATTGACGATGCAGCGATTGATAAATTAGTCGAGTTAACGTCAGGGGATTTGACCAAAATGATGAATGAAATTCCTAAGTTAACGACATATAATTACAATACCAAAAGAATTGAATCACAATCAGTTGTTGATTTGGTGCCAAAGTCAATGGAGCAAAATGTGTTTGACCTAGTTAATACAGTTCTTGATAAGCAACCCACCAAGTCTTTAGAAATTTATCATCAGCTAGTTTTGGAAAGTGGTAATCCAATCCAAATCAATGCGGTTTTGATCCAACAGTTTAGGTTGCTGATTCAGGTGATGATTCTCAAACAACACGGATTTTCACAAGGAAACATTGCATCATCATTAAAAGTCCATCCATATCGAATCAAGTTGGCACTGCAATCTATTCGCAAGTTTTCATATGATGAATTGCGGCTCGCATATTTAGGATTAGTCGATATCGAGAGAGAGATGAAGTCATCTTCACGGTCAGCTGAACTACTTTTTGAACTGTTTATAGTTAATTTTATGAAAAAAACAGCATAA
- the rpsT gene encoding 30S ribosomal protein S20, whose protein sequence is MPIIKSAIERVKTNEKAQERNASQLSKMRTAVKKFEKAQAAGSDDAKDLYINAISAVDHAKSKGLIKANKAARDKSRLTKLAK, encoded by the coding sequence ATGCCAATTATTAAATCAGCCATCGAACGTGTGAAGACTAATGAAAAAGCACAAGAAAGAAATGCTTCACAACTCAGTAAAATGAGAACAGCAGTTAAGAAGTTTGAAAAAGCTCAAGCTGCTGGTTCAGATGATGCCAAAGATCTTTACATCAACGCCATCAGCGCCGTTGATCACGCAAAGTCAAAGGGATTAATCAAAGCAAACAAAGCTGCTCGTGACAAGTCACGTTTAACTAAGTTAGCTAAATAA
- a CDS encoding FtsW/RodA/SpoVE family cell cycle protein produces the protein MKRLRNLDYYIFLPYIIMCTIGVIMVYSASANIGSQNGGSPMSYLIKQSLFVVISLVLVAVVTAMNLNKFKNKRALSIIEIGFWVVFVCLLFFGSKVNGAAGWINLGFINIQPAEFFKFFLIIRVANSVDTLEDQIILSASDWWVAMRGTIIRVMLSILLILAQPDSGGAAINFMIFFVLMLTSGISFKRATEVLGGFIALVFVGVNFVLIPLSHTSFATHSYQIQRIVAFTDPFGHAQGTGQQLVNSYYAISNGGLFGVGLGNSIQKTGYLPEPNTDFIMSVLTEELGVSTALIIMGLLTLIVARTVLIGIRSTNTFNSLICYGVATYLTIQTLFNIGGVIGLLPITGVTFPFISYGGSSILTLSLCIGLILNISGRQKEERLQAGRE, from the coding sequence ATGAAAAGGTTAAGGAACTTAGACTATTATATATTTTTACCTTACATAATCATGTGTACAATTGGAGTCATCATGGTGTATTCGGCCAGTGCAAATATTGGCTCACAAAATGGTGGTTCACCAATGAGTTATTTAATTAAGCAAAGTTTGTTCGTAGTGATCAGTCTGGTACTTGTTGCTGTCGTAACGGCCATGAACTTAAACAAATTTAAAAATAAGAGAGCTTTGTCAATTATTGAAATCGGTTTTTGGGTTGTATTTGTTTGCCTGCTGTTCTTCGGTAGCAAGGTCAATGGTGCTGCAGGGTGGATCAATTTAGGATTTATCAATATTCAGCCTGCTGAATTTTTTAAGTTCTTTCTGATTATACGTGTTGCTAATAGTGTTGACACACTTGAAGATCAAATAATTTTGTCAGCCAGTGATTGGTGGGTCGCAATGCGTGGAACAATCATCAGAGTTATGCTCAGTATCCTTTTGATATTAGCTCAGCCGGATTCTGGGGGTGCCGCAATCAACTTCATGATTTTCTTTGTCTTGATGCTGACAAGTGGAATTTCCTTTAAGCGGGCCACGGAAGTATTGGGAGGATTTATCGCCTTAGTTTTTGTGGGCGTTAATTTTGTTTTAATTCCACTTTCTCATACAAGTTTTGCGACACATTCATATCAAATTCAACGAATCGTTGCCTTCACAGATCCTTTTGGGCATGCTCAGGGAACAGGCCAACAACTGGTTAATTCATATTATGCCATTAGTAATGGCGGATTGTTTGGGGTAGGTTTAGGAAACAGTATTCAAAAAACAGGTTATCTTCCGGAGCCAAATACGGACTTTATAATGTCAGTTTTAACTGAGGAACTTGGGGTAAGTACTGCATTAATAATTATGGGGTTATTAACTCTAATCGTTGCCAGAACAGTACTTATCGGTATTCGGAGTACCAATACTTTTAATAGTTTGATTTGCTATGGTGTTGCCACCTATTTAACCATCCAAACGTTGTTTAATATTGGTGGTGTGATTGGCTTACTACCAATCACCGGGGTTACCTTCCCATTCATTAGTTATGGTGGTTCTAGTATTTTGACCCTATCGTTATGTATAGGCTTAATTTTGAACATCAGTGGGCGACAAAAAGAAGAACGACTACAAGCTGGTCGTGAGTAG
- a CDS encoding helix-hairpin-helix domain-containing protein yields the protein MDRIKELIEEYLYQVIGGMIIVCVGLMIGLFLALHSDNHQSAEHNSLTTDLNSQSSSTPSEPDQNQIVETSSESDQTTNVNHGDHKQIYVDVKGAVKNPGVYQVKSNMRMCDAVDLAGGFNSSADRKQVNLAKRLVDQQVVYIPIRGEIKGNQFKIGDGKTVTTDNSDEDEQSDVAENDNSDSNQVNLNTADKSKLQDLNGIGEKKADQILAYRQSHGKFKSIDEIKNVPGFGDKTFVNLKSSICV from the coding sequence ATGGATAGGATCAAGGAATTGATTGAAGAATACTTATATCAAGTGATTGGCGGTATGATAATCGTTTGTGTTGGATTAATGATTGGACTTTTCTTAGCTTTGCATTCGGATAATCATCAAAGTGCAGAACATAATTCACTAACTACAGATCTTAATAGTCAATCAAGTTCAACGCCTTCAGAGCCTGATCAAAATCAGATTGTTGAAACCAGTTCAGAATCTGATCAGACCACCAATGTTAACCATGGAGATCATAAACAGATTTATGTGGATGTCAAAGGAGCCGTTAAAAATCCTGGAGTGTATCAGGTCAAGTCAAATATGAGGATGTGTGACGCTGTTGACTTAGCGGGTGGATTTAATAGTTCTGCTGATCGTAAACAGGTTAATTTAGCAAAAAGATTGGTCGATCAACAAGTAGTATACATCCCCATTCGTGGTGAGATTAAGGGTAATCAGTTTAAAATTGGTGATGGCAAAACAGTTACAACGGATAATTCAGATGAGGATGAACAGAGTGATGTCGCTGAAAACGATAATTCTGACAGCAATCAGGTTAACCTCAATACAGCTGATAAAAGTAAACTGCAAGATCTCAACGGTATTGGTGAGAAAAAAGCTGACCAAATCCTCGCATATCGCCAATCTCATGGTAAATTCAAAAGTATTGATGAAATAAAAAATGTGCCTGGATTTGGCGATAAAACATTTGTTAATTTAAAGTCGTCAATCTGTGTATAA